AAGTGAATCCTTTGAATCTGGTAATAAAGGATATTCAAGAACTTTCAGTGGCAATGATTTACTTACTGATAATACAGGGTCTGGTAGATGCCTAAGGAGACTCAATTCTGATATACCATCTTACTGTGATTTTGGAACATACAACCCATTCCAAGGCAGCCCTCTAGAAATTGCTAACTTGAGCCTTGTGGAAAATCGGTCAATAACAGATGAGCAAACTCAGCAGACTAGAGAGCCACCATATGAAACTGAGTTAGTGCATGAAGAGCCTACTGAGATGATTCAGAGTAAGCGCACTTACAAAGATGCTCTTACTTTCCCTACAAGAAGTGAAAGTCCTAACAATGCTAATGAAggagtttcaaaaaaaataaaggtggaGAATGAAATCCGTAAAGAAAcatataaagaaaaactgcTAAGCCCTAAACAAGAGACACCTGCAATTTTCAGTAAAGCCACACAACCTCTCATAAAACCGGGCTTAAATAATCACAGAAGCCAAATCAACACAAACCCCAAAAGGcctttgaaaataaacaacaatTTAGCCACTAAAAATACTGCTAAGGGTAATACAAAAAGCccaagggaaaaaaactggCACTGTTTGAATGAATCTGTACGAAGTGTCCGATCTCAAACAGATTTGGGGGGCattaacaagaaaaatcgACTGCCGTTCATCGATAATCATTCTTTTGAACAACCACTTACTGACGATGAAGCTATTAGCCCGGTAGAAGTTCGTGCAAAAGACCttaaaaaaagtgaaagaatgaaaataaaagttcGGGAAAAGGACAATGAAAAATCTAATCGACGTCAAAGTAAGAAACATCAAACTCCGAGCACCAGCGCAACGCTTGCACGTGCATATTTTCCCAAGGTATGATTTTCCAGCCCCTATTTGAATTAAGCCGTATCGTCCTTCACGTTGAACGGGATTATTCTGTTATATAGTAATTGACAGTAGAAATGAAACTTAtgtccctccctttttttcccctacagCTTGCTCGCGTTTGTGGATGGTTCTGCATTTGGTAATTATATCACCTCATTGTCACTAAAATTTCTTTATACATTAATATTGAATTCACAATTTCCAACTTTTCCCATCTGATGAAAATTATGCATCAAGGAAAAGAATTACCTAATCACGTTTCTATTTGGCATTTTCTCGCCAATATTTTCTATACTCCCAATCCGAATATCTTCGGTAACATCGTTGTTCATTCTGGATTACTGATAAAGCTTTCGTGAAAATAGGTTATATAGTCTCTGCGCTGACGTGATTCGAATGAGTTACAACTTGGCTTGGCTGGGACTTCAGCAATGCCACGCAGTCCTATGGGAGAAAAGTGTTGTGGTAACTAAATGGATAACAGTACAAATACGGATTTCGCGTCAATATGTGACTGCCAATTGGCTGCCGTCGATACGAGAATTTTTCCGATTTTTCCAACGAAAATCTTTATCTGACCATGAAAGTAGTGCATTAGGCGGTTTAAATGCTAATATTCCTTTGCCTTCCACTGGAGAAGAAGCCATGCATCGCCTTTTAGCCTGCAAAGGAAGAGATCCGTATAGCATCCTGGGTACGTAGATGTGGACTGTTTCTCCTACTCTATGTAATATTTCTCTGGATTTCATTACTGATCTATAGGTGTTCGGCGGGATTGTTCTGACGAAGAAATTCGACGTTACTATAAGCGACAAGCAGTTTTGGTTCATCCGGACAAAAATCGGCAACGAGGAGCTGAAGAAGCCTTCAAAATATTAGCACACGCTTTTGAATTGGTTGGACAGCCAGAGCGCCGCAGCCACTATGATCAATTAGTACAAGAGGCGGACGAAATGGAATCTGCTTGGGCTGAGCTAAACGAGTTACTGTCCCGGTTGCACGCCAAGATGGATGAGGCCGCAAATACTATTCGATGCACTAATTGTGCCAAGCGTCATAGAAGAGTGAAAActaatcgtccttgttacgcGGCTCGCTATTGCCAGGTTCTTCATTTACGCACACAAAATTGGATTGTAATCCttaggttttattttttttttttggcaggaATGCAAAATTCATCACTCTGCTCGGGAAGGAGATTTGTGGGCTGAATCACGGTATATGGGTTTCCGTTCCAAATACTACGCTTGCATGGAAGGCGCCGTGTACGACATCACAGAATGGGCTTACTGTCAGGTATTACGGTTGTATTTTCATTCTTGTGCGGCTGATGCGGTCCTTTATAACTATGTCTACATAAAATTTTTAGGCCGGGCATTTGCGCCATTTGCAGTCTAATTCTCATCGTGTTCAGTACCGTATCGTTCCGGGCCAGGGGCAACCGAGCAACGGGGGCGGTCGGAAATCAAGTTGATTCATCTAGTTGCCTATCTTCTTTTCGtcttgaaaataaacatttttgatGTTCTTTTGTTCATGTGTTAACGCTGAAGTGTCCTCTCGGGTGATTTGTAACTAATACCTTTGGTgcctttttttcaatcgatttTGCTTTGTCTGGTATTTGGAAATTATCTTGGTCCTAGAATCTCGTCGAGAGGTTGCGGAATAATTTGTCTCTTCCTTCCCAGTTTAATACACATTTTAACTTGAGTTTATTCATTTGCTTAATATCTAATGTGGGACGGATttataataaaacaaaattttgttgAACGCGAAATTTGCATAGGATACGCGTATAAGTGATTGTACGTACGTACGGCCCCCGTACAACGTAGACCTACACGGTTTACCGCATCCCTCACATTTCCACGGTGATTCCCACAGCATATCGCTCCGCTTtccaaaaacacaaaataactTGTCGCTCCAAACGTACCGTGACTATTAGTGACACGTAATGAGTTCGTCTGCCTTGATCTTTGATATTGTGAAATTCGTTTATTTTGCCTGATTATTTTCTGAATTTGACCTCGCTTATTGAATTTTCGGTTTTGAAGATGAGTGAAGTTAGCAGCTGGtttaaaaatttgcccatTTTTACCCGACATTGGTTTGGACTTACTATTGCATTGTCACTTGTTGGGAGATTTGGAATTCTTAGCCCTAAATATCTTGTCTTGGATTATTATGCTTTATTCGAATCATTCCAtgtaatatttgaaaaaaaattatgccgGGTAGATGTGTACAAATGTTTTAATGTTCTTAATTTATATCTTTAACTAGATATGGAGACCTGCAACTGCATTGTTTTATTATCCTATAACACCCAGGACAGGATTTCACTTCCTCATAAACTTGTATTTCTTATACAATTATTCACTGCAACTGGAGACTGGATTATTTAGTGGACGACCTGCAGATTACTTCTTCATGTTATTATTCAACTGGATCTGCTGTGTCATCATTGGGCTCCTTGCTGATTTTCCTGTAAGTAGctagttttgttatttttgtttttctgttttttttttctgccataTATTGAAGCAAAAATGGTTCACCTGTTCATCACTACTCTTCATTTCAGTATTTAATGGATCCCATGGTACTTAGTGTACTGTATGTCTGGTGCCAACTGAATAAGGACACAGTTGTAAATTTCTGGTTCGGAACCCAGTTCAAGGCAATGTACCTACCCTGGGTTCTTCTTGGGTTCAACTTGATCATTGCTGGAGGGTAacaatatttttctaaataagttttatttgtattttaagTGGTTGAGCTGTTGAGTTTTCAatctcctaaaaaaaaatctagggCTATTATACTTTTGAACTGCTTAATAATACCATAGAAAATTTCATGTATTAGACTCAGCAATGGCACATGGATTTATGAGACAGATACTTTTACATATTATTTAATACTTTTACATATTGTTTacaaattatttaattaaaattttttccgtAATTCACATCAGTGGTGTCATGGAGCTTGTTGGAATTGTTGTGGgacatttgtattttttcctGACTATTCAATATCCTCAAGAATTTGGTGGTCCTTTACTTTTGACTACCCCACAATTTCTGTAagaaattcttcattttttaccTTCCACTGCATTAGCTGTACCTCTCTTTCTGTATTAGGTACAAATATTTCCCGAACCAAAGAAGCGGAGTTCAAGGATTCGGCACGGCACCGCAGCCCAGAGCCGAATTCAGGCCAAATGTAGATGCAGGTCCTCATCGCTATGATTGGGGCCGTGGAAATGTTTTAGGTGGACAAAATTAATCACCGACACAATTTTGTTTGATGTTCTGTATGTTTAAGAACGAAATTAATCCTTTTGTCATCAATTTCTGAAAAGTGGTTGCTTTCGtttacgttaaaaaaaaataataataaaaaaaaataaaaattttatgtcTGACGATTTCTTGTGTATTTATTCTTATTAGTGATTTCGCGCGTTcattcaaaatttgtttaggAACGGCATAACTTGGGATCCATAGATGAGTATTAGTTTCCGATGTTCTTGTCTCACAAGCattgtatttcttttgcaTTATTCTGAGGCTCACCATCTGCTGATTTCGTAGAAACGACGTTTTCAATATCTGTTTTCAGTGATCCAATTTTGATCGCGGTTTGAAGTGTATCAATCAAGTCCATAACCACAGCATCTTTTTCACTCTGCATGCTGGACATTATCGATGTTTTTAGTTTATCAAAGAAAGTTAGTTCCTCACACCATATTTCGTCAAAGTCTGTGCGATCAGGAGAATCCTGATAAAACTTTAGACATGTTTCcttagaaaggaaaaaaaacccagaaaaACATTGGAATATCATccggaaaacgaaaaaatgtgtgtttaCCAATTTCGAGACTACGTCTTCTTTTGCGGAAGTATCATACACCACATTGTATTGCATAGCCATGGGGCGGCCAAGCTCAAGTGGTCGAGATTCGGCGGGCGGGCAGACCCAATAACAAGCTAAATGGCTTGCTGAGTTTGTTTGGTTTGGATCAGTGCGAAGAAATGGCGCTAAAAATTATCACCGCGAAATTCCATTAGTGTCATTTTTTCAAAGCCGATGAatccaatgaaaaaattttaaaaatggggTTTACATAAAATCATCCCAACGCAGGGACGGTAACCTTGCTCGCCGGTTCCCTTCAGCCTTAACTGGTGTTCAAGCTGTGAGTCAATATCTTGTACCGTTGGAGTTGGAGGCGAAAGCGGATGGCTATGGTACCATCCTACCAGACAAAGTCCGGAGTTCTCCATAGATTGGGCGATTTTTACTTCAGTACTTTGGCCACGTTTGTTTTCCTCATTCCGATTCAAAAGCGGAAAAGCTTGCTTGATCGTGAGTGCTAAAGAAAGATCATCTATTACGCGAGCCATTTTACAGATCCTGGATAAAAATACTCAACTGTTTGTGTTGATGTCCCATTGCCCCGCTAGGTATCCAACAACTTCGGATCGTGTCAGGGAGCAATGTACTTCCATCACAATTAAGACAGCCGTATTCAATGATATTAAAAAGGGTTGAAGTTTTCCTATGTTTGCAAAGGATATAGTTTCAATCAACAAATTTGGATCCCTGAGGAAGGTTTAGAAGGGTAAATGTTaggaagggaaaaacaaattttcactGTGATGAATAAAAAGTGATGAACTAACTCGATACTCGTTCTGTTTCCTAGCGTTTCATGCTTAATTATTTGTCGATCGGTAGTAGATTTGACATTTGGTACCATTTCGGGTTCCGTTTCCAGTAATACAGGGTCGTTGTTGGACATCTGACAATCATCAGGAGTAGAATTGTCACTAACCTGTTCCAGTCGTCGTTTACGCATCCACTGATTTTTATATACATCCAAAGGCCTACCACAATATCGAACCTACATCGTGTTATTTGTCGAACAGAGATGAAAGTTTAAGCGGTTTGAAGTAACACTACAAACTTAATTTCTTCGACATTTCATCGAGTCGTTATCGAATAACAtgccgagaaaaaaaaaattaccgatGACCAGCCGCATCCGTATTTTTGCTCAggattgacaatttttttgcaGCGTAGGGCCCATGCGCTTGGGGAACTGAAAACTTCTTGGACTtcagcagaaaaaatttttccatCTGCTAACAAATCCCCATTAAATTTTTGACCCTGTACAAAACGGCATGGAAATGTAGTTTCACGAGATCGACAAATGCAAATATTATGCCTACCATATATTCGAGCGACATGGCACCCTCTTTCGGCTGAAGGATATTGTCTTCAAGTAACATTTGTAGGGTGACTCCTCTTCCAGTGAATCCACCTgcagtttttgattttttttcattcagttCCTCATCTTCATTGCCATCTATGTTTTCCTAGTTGCCAACATGAAAAATCACATAGCATTCCAGTATCTAAACAATGTGTTTGGAAAGGCATTACTTCTCCATCCATTTCATGATCTATTGCTGCATTGAGGATGGTTTCAGCCATATTATTGGATTGTTCAGAGGTATGTTCAGTGCTGACTGCAATTAACTTTGCCTCTTGAGTATCAGCTTGATCACTAGTGCTTGAATCTTCAGATGCATCTATCATGGTTATCCTTGGTCTAAGCAGTTTTAGAAATCCAAGCAAAACTTCAACTCTCCCctttactaaaaaaaaaaagtaataaaatcaAGATTTTGCATCAGACGTAGTAGCAATTGGAGTCAGCAAATCGACCCGAACCATTGGCGATTATAGCACGTTTGCCGGTATAATAGTAAACGTGGTAGGTGTTGTAGAGTTCTCAGCCATGATAGCGCGGTAACAGCTATCAGTCTAGAACTTGCATACCCATCTTCCATGCGTTTAGTTGTTGATGAAATATTACCTGGAACTTCGGATGACAAAGTTCGAGTTCTATCGTTATCTTAGAAGTCTAGTCCGTTAATAGTAGGAGAACCTGCACACATACTGGTAATTTCTTGAAATGCCAAAAATTATGTCAAACTAATGTCAAACAACAAAATCGCGATCTGAATCGATCAATCGAAATGGTACTTTCGATAGCTTACGAAAGCGATACTTGATACATAAACGGTTGAAAGAGTTAGAGAACGTTATATGGACGACTCCGACGGCAATTTAGAAAAGTGGAAAATAATTTGACTTAATTTTCATCTCCGTTCATGGGAATTCAAACCTGATTGCACAGCTCATACATTTTAtgtgttaactcattactaGTCAACATGTTGGTACAAGAACCTGTCCAGGTTAGTAATGTGTCATCGTACTTAATAATGAATTTGTACTGTAAGGGTGTATCAAAGATGTCCCTTTGCGtgtcagttttattttattcaataaCAACttgcttttgaaaataattagGCGGCTATCTGGCATTGTCTTAATCATTACAACTATTGGAATGCTACATTTCTAGCTGAGAAACTTCAAGATGAAAGTAAGTGTATCTAGTGTAACCATTTGATAGTTAGCACTTACAATATTTAATATTTCACTGCCATTTCCTTTTAGTTAACAATGAGGAAAGCTTGTATCTACTTGCCACTTGCTACTACCGTTCAGGAAAA
The window above is part of the Daphnia carinata strain CSIRO-1 chromosome 7, CSIRO_AGI_Dcar_HiC_V3, whole genome shotgun sequence genome. Proteins encoded here:
- the LOC130685388 gene encoding dnaJ homolog dnj-5-like, translated to MSHQKDENLDFDYLNPAPDSGSYVYYSTESAFSHPYAAETTQSSYSHYSNYQSPFRKVDHQYSPVPRNMFTSESFESGNKGYSRTFSGNDLLTDNTGSGRCLRRLNSDIPSYCDFGTYNPFQGSPLEIANLSLVENRSITDEQTQQTREPPYETELVHEEPTEMIQSKRTYKDALTFPTRSESPNNANEGVSKKIKVENEIRKETYKEKLLSPKQETPAIFSKATQPLIKPGLNNHRSQINTNPKRPLKINNNLATKNTAKGNTKSPREKNWHCLNESVRSVRSQTDLGGINKKNRLPFIDNHSFEQPLTDDEAISPVEVRAKDLKKSERMKIKVREKDNEKSNRRQSKKHQTPSTSATLARAYFPKLARVCGWFCIWLYSLCADVIRMSYNLAWLGLQQCHAVLWEKSVVVTKWITVQIRISRQYVTANWLPSIREFFRFFQRKSLSDHESSALGGLNANIPLPSTGEEAMHRLLACKGRDPYSILGVRRDCSDEEIRRYYKRQAVLVHPDKNRQRGAEEAFKILAHAFELVGQPERRSHYDQLVQEADEMESAWAELNELLSRLHAKMDEAANTIRCTNCAKRHRRVKTNRPCYAARYCQECKIHHSAREGDLWAESRYMGFRSKYYACMEGAVYDITEWAYCQAGHLRHLQSNSHRVQYRIVPGQGQPSNGGGRKSS
- the LOC130685654 gene encoding derlin-1-like codes for the protein MSEVSSWFKNLPIFTRHWFGLTIALSLVGRFGILSPKYLVLDYYALFESFHIWRPATALFYYPITPRTGFHFLINLYFLYNYSLQLETGLFSGRPADYFFMLLFNWICCVIIGLLADFPYLMDPMVLSVLYVWCQLNKDTVVNFWFGTQFKAMYLPWVLLGFNLIIAGGGVMELVGIVVGHLYFFLTIQYPQEFGGPLLLTTPQFLYKYFPNQRSGVQGFGTAPQPRAEFRPNVDAGPHRYDWGRGNVLGGQN
- the LOC130685450 gene encoding MPN domain-containing protein-like; protein product: MIDASEDSSTSDQADTQEAKLIAVSTEHTSEQSNNMAETILNAAIDHEMDGEENIDGNEDEELNEKKSKTAGGFTGRGVTLQMLLEDNILQPKEGAMSLEYMGQKFNGDLLADGKIFSAEVQEVFSSPSAWALRCKKIVNPEQKYGCGWSSVRYCGRPLDVYKNQWMRKRRLEQVSDNSTPDDCQMSNNDPVLLETEPEMVPNVKSTTDRQIIKHETLGNRTSIEDPNLLIETISFANIGKLQPFLISLNTAVLIVMEVHCSLTRSEVVGYLAGQWDINTNTLTIKQAFPLLNRNEENKRGQSTEVKIAQSMENSGLCLVGWYHSHPLSPPTPTVQDIDSQLEHQLRLKGTGEQGYRPCVGMILSPFLRTDPNQTNSASHLACYWVCPPAESRPLELGRPMAMQYNVVYDTSAKEDVVSKLETCLKFYQDSPDRTDFDEIWCEELTFFDKLKTSIMSSMQSEKDAVVMDLIDTLQTAIKIGSLKTDIENVVSTKSADGEPQNNAKEIQCL